In one Niallia taxi genomic region, the following are encoded:
- a CDS encoding Loki-CTERM sorting domain-containing protein, producing MNDFLNGVFSIFYGVFGFPIAIIFIIIVVAAVIQIRKRRRRRREDWHGQSPVEKIEKSDNDKNK from the coding sequence ATGAATGATTTTTTAAACGGAGTATTTAGTATATTTTATGGGGTATTTGGTTTCCCAATAGCAATCATCTTTATTATTATAGTCGTCGCAGCCGTAATACAGATCAGAAAGCGCCGACGCCGTAGAAGGGAAGACTGGCATGGCCAATCACCTGTAGAAAAGATTGAAAAAAGTGATAATGATAAGAATAAGTAA
- a CDS encoding SepM family pheromone-processing serine protease, whose amino-acid sequence MEQKGKSAKLKISLFILMGILLVLFFIPTPYYLNQPGSIEPLAEKVTVEDGDKTEAGSLNLTTVYSIKASNPYILLYGLLAPHTEIKKEEEVKGDLSDAEYNSLLLHMMDSSKQNAIIASLDAADEKVEYDYNGIFVAGVLETSKAKSVIHVGDIIHKVDGEAFTEATDLIAYLKDKKAGDKVVLEYTHNNKEKKATVEMIVLDKKTGQVGIGINPENNMSIDPSVNVKINSDNIGGPSAGLMFSLEIYNQLVKEDLTKGYKVAGTGTMDAEGNVGQIGGIKHKIVAAHKADVDIFFFPEDINSYDTNEQEIKAQVKEEGYDDIKIVPVSTLQDAIDYLEKLPAK is encoded by the coding sequence ATGGAACAAAAAGGGAAGAGCGCAAAATTAAAAATAAGTTTATTTATACTAATGGGGATTTTACTAGTATTATTCTTCATTCCAACTCCTTATTATTTAAACCAGCCAGGTTCTATTGAACCACTTGCGGAAAAAGTCACTGTAGAGGATGGGGATAAGACAGAAGCAGGCAGCTTAAACTTAACAACGGTTTACTCTATTAAAGCAAGTAACCCTTACATACTGCTTTATGGATTACTGGCTCCACATACGGAAATCAAAAAAGAAGAAGAGGTCAAGGGTGACCTTTCAGATGCGGAATATAATTCTTTGCTGCTTCATATGATGGACAGTTCAAAGCAAAATGCTATTATAGCCAGCCTTGATGCTGCTGATGAAAAGGTTGAATATGATTATAATGGAATTTTTGTCGCGGGCGTATTGGAAACATCGAAAGCAAAATCCGTTATTCATGTTGGAGATATCATCCATAAGGTGGATGGGGAGGCATTTACAGAGGCAACGGATTTAATTGCATACTTAAAGGATAAAAAAGCTGGTGACAAGGTAGTATTGGAATATACACATAATAACAAGGAGAAAAAGGCGACTGTTGAAATGATTGTGCTCGATAAGAAGACAGGCCAAGTCGGGATTGGAATAAATCCAGAAAACAATATGTCGATTGATCCTTCTGTTAATGTGAAAATAAACAGTGACAATATTGGCGGTCCGTCAGCAGGGCTAATGTTCTCATTAGAAATATATAACCAACTAGTCAAGGAAGACTTGACGAAGGGCTATAAAGTAGCTGGAACAGGAACAATGGATGCTGAAGGCAATGTTGGCCAAATTGGTGGCATAAAGCATAAAATCGTTGCGGCACATAAGGCTGATGTGGATATATTCTTCTTTCCAGAGGACATAAATAGCTATGATACAAATGAGCAGGAAATTAAAGCGCAAGTAAAAGAGGAAGGCTATGATGACATCAAAATCGTGCCTGTCAGTACATTACAAGATGCAATCGACTACTTGGAGAAGCTTCCAGCAAAATAA
- the pdxR gene encoding MocR-like pyridoxine biosynthesis transcription factor PdxR → MIFITVDRSSSISLTQQIYEQIRTSILGNTLKEGQKLLSTRELSATIGVSRNIAMEAYDRLIAEGFLEVKPKAGTYVSKGTTLTTIKHMEHEKSRTDLFQTEKSYIDFRGGNPATDYFPRKKWGQLTKEVCMDSPQHIFGYSDPRGVQELRNVLAQYLRKARGVKCDPDQIIITSGATQALRLITELLLSPEGFIASEDPVADEMRNIFAMANAKVYPVPVDENGIIPEQLPEDAPNFLFVIPSHQFPLGGILSIQRRLMLIEYARRSGCYIVEDDYDSEFTYEGAPVPSMQGIDQQHVLYVGTFSKILSPALRIGYVVLPRNLLHEFQQLKWFNDRHTSSIEQYVLARFMEEGHFDRHIRKMKKIYQERRQVLVDVIKHYFPDARIIGKAAGMHLVVEFPGAHFTENIMKRMKQEGVCIYPVEQYSMQKGKHKHLAVLGYGGVAPEEITKGISILKRVLEREI, encoded by the coding sequence ATGATATTTATTACAGTAGACAGGTCAAGTTCAATATCCTTAACACAGCAAATTTATGAGCAAATAAGAACAAGTATCCTTGGCAATACCTTAAAAGAAGGCCAAAAATTGCTGTCAACAAGAGAGCTTTCTGCAACTATCGGTGTCTCACGCAATATTGCTATGGAAGCTTATGACCGATTAATAGCTGAAGGCTTTTTAGAGGTCAAACCAAAGGCAGGCACATATGTTTCAAAGGGAACAACACTTACTACGATTAAGCATATGGAGCATGAAAAGTCGCGAACAGATTTATTCCAGACGGAAAAGTCTTATATTGATTTTCGCGGTGGCAATCCGGCAACTGATTATTTTCCAAGAAAAAAATGGGGCCAGCTTACAAAAGAAGTATGCATGGACTCGCCTCAGCATATATTCGGCTATAGTGATCCCAGAGGAGTCCAGGAACTAAGAAATGTGCTTGCTCAGTATTTACGAAAGGCCAGAGGTGTAAAATGCGATCCAGATCAAATCATCATCACCTCGGGGGCAACGCAGGCTTTGCGGCTAATTACAGAGCTGCTCTTGAGTCCTGAAGGCTTCATTGCATCAGAGGATCCTGTTGCAGATGAGATGAGAAATATTTTTGCGATGGCAAATGCGAAGGTGTATCCAGTGCCTGTGGATGAAAATGGAATCATTCCCGAGCAGTTGCCTGAAGATGCGCCTAACTTTCTTTTTGTTATTCCCTCCCACCAGTTTCCTTTAGGTGGTATTTTATCCATTCAGCGAAGATTAATGCTGATTGAGTATGCAAGACGAAGCGGCTGCTATATTGTGGAGGATGATTATGACAGTGAATTTACATATGAAGGTGCTCCTGTTCCCTCGATGCAGGGAATTGACCAGCAGCATGTCCTGTATGTTGGTACGTTCAGCAAAATATTATCTCCAGCTTTGAGAATAGGCTACGTTGTTTTGCCGCGTAATTTATTGCATGAATTTCAACAACTTAAATGGTTTAATGACAGACACACATCGAGCATTGAACAGTATGTGCTCGCTCGTTTCATGGAGGAAGGGCATTTTGATAGACATATCCGCAAAATGAAGAAAATTTATCAAGAGCGAAGGCAAGTACTAGTAGATGTTATCAAACACTATTTTCCTGATGCAAGAATTATCGGAAAAGCAGCTGGAATGCATCTCGTAGTTGAATTCCCAGGTGCTCATTTTACAGAGAATATTATGAAAAGAATGAAACAGGAGGGTGTATGCATATATCCTGTTGAACAATACAGCATGCAAAAGGGCAAGCATAAGCATCTTGCCGTTTTAGGGTATGGCGGTGTTGCCCCAGAGGAAATAACCAAGGGCATCAGCATTTTAAAAAGGGTGCTTGAAAGGGAAATCTAA
- a CDS encoding aspartate/glutamate racemase family protein — protein sequence MKTIGLIGGLSWESTADYYQIINTLVKEELGGLNSAKCLIYSFNMEEMAVLQREGKWEQAAQLMADAAKTLETGGAEVILICTNTMHKVAQEVQEAISVPLIHIAQSTARSITTKGLKKVGLLGTKFTMEQDFYKEVLNLYGIETIIPEACDREDVHSIIFDELCQGKFFPESKERYLEIIRKLLADGAEGIILGCTEIPLLIKDEDIDIPLFNTTYLHSKEAVDFSFGKE from the coding sequence ATGAAAACAATTGGACTAATCGGCGGACTAAGCTGGGAATCTACAGCAGACTATTATCAAATCATCAATACTTTAGTGAAGGAAGAGCTTGGAGGATTAAATTCTGCCAAATGTTTAATCTATTCCTTTAATATGGAGGAAATGGCTGTTCTTCAGCGGGAAGGAAAATGGGAACAAGCAGCTCAACTAATGGCAGATGCAGCCAAAACATTGGAAACGGGCGGTGCAGAGGTTATCCTTATTTGCACGAACACAATGCATAAGGTGGCACAAGAGGTGCAAGAGGCGATTTCCGTTCCACTTATTCATATCGCACAATCAACAGCACGAAGCATTACAACAAAAGGTCTTAAGAAAGTTGGTTTGCTTGGAACGAAATTTACGATGGAGCAAGACTTCTATAAAGAAGTCCTTAATCTTTATGGTATCGAAACAATCATTCCAGAGGCTTGTGACAGAGAGGATGTTCACTCGATCATTTTTGATGAGCTTTGCCAAGGAAAATTCTTTCCGGAATCAAAGGAACGTTATTTAGAAATCATCCGTAAGCTGCTTGCTGATGGTGCAGAAGGAATTATTCTTGGATGCACAGAAATCCCCCTATTGATTAAGGATGAGGATATCGACATTCCTTTATTCAACACTACTTACCTTCATTCCAAAGAGGCTGTTGACTTCTCCTTTGGCAAGGAATAA
- a CDS encoding STAS domain-containing protein: MQKNEQLYNYFIENADRLTDEWYANLDRTDPNGVYASDNLEIIRTLKKQNNDFHYYLAKVFIEEEESFLKDFQEWVVAIASDKEHLETPIHFIIREFIRTREQYFQLVREFQKQNNVPEERITVWNRSIVRVFDIVIVQFTEQFHENSIKQLRAQQEMINELSSPVILLSKNRALLPLVGDIDTARAAAILENTIKQCADKKVTQLFIDLSGVIIIDTMVAHQIFQLIHGLSLIGVHSTLSGIRPEIATTAIQLGLSFNDISIASTLSKAIAIF; this comes from the coding sequence TTGCAGAAGAATGAACAGCTATATAACTATTTCATTGAAAATGCGGACAGGTTAACTGATGAATGGTATGCAAACCTGGATAGAACAGACCCTAATGGTGTATACGCTTCCGATAATCTGGAGATTATTCGAACATTAAAAAAGCAAAATAACGATTTTCATTATTACTTGGCAAAGGTATTCATTGAGGAAGAGGAAAGTTTTCTGAAGGATTTTCAGGAATGGGTGGTAGCCATCGCTTCCGATAAGGAGCACTTAGAAACTCCTATCCATTTTATCATTAGAGAATTTATCCGAACGAGAGAGCAATATTTTCAGCTAGTGAGGGAATTTCAGAAACAGAATAATGTGCCAGAAGAACGCATTACAGTTTGGAACCGGAGCATAGTGAGGGTATTTGATATTGTCATTGTCCAATTTACAGAACAATTCCATGAAAACTCCATTAAACAGCTTCGGGCACAACAGGAAATGATTAATGAGCTTAGCTCGCCTGTTATCCTGCTCAGCAAAAACCGTGCATTGCTGCCGCTTGTTGGCGACATTGATACAGCGCGTGCTGCTGCTATTTTGGAAAATACAATTAAACAATGTGCTGACAAAAAGGTCACACAGCTGTTTATTGATTTGTCTGGAGTCATTATTATTGACACGATGGTAGCACACCAAATTTTCCAGCTGATTCATGGCTTGAGTTTAATTGGAGTTCATTCCACACTTTCTGGTATAAGGCCGGAGATTGCCACAACTGCGATTCAGTTAGGATTATCCTTTAATGACATTTCCATTGCATCCACACTAAGCAAAGCGATTGCCATTTTTTAG
- a CDS encoding VOC family protein: MSFHEYPNLYVEHVTLKVKDLDKMISFYKEIIGFQILEQTDSKAALSADGKTALLYLEKLEEAEDKRSRTTGLYHFALLVPTREDLGAQLQHLLVSGYPLQGASDHNVSEALYLGDPEGNGIEIYRDRAADEWAWDGEFVKMDTLQMDAQGVLDSRGQLQWNGLPKGTKMGHIHLHVAELGETADFYVKGLGFDIVQKYGTQAYFISTGKYHHHIGLNTWNGVGAPAPKETNPGMKYFDLKVPSHTAREEMAARLAVMNAEIKKDNDAYYVKDPSGNTIRLVL; this comes from the coding sequence TTGAGTTTTCATGAGTACCCAAATTTATATGTAGAGCATGTAACATTAAAAGTAAAGGATTTAGACAAGATGATTTCTTTTTATAAAGAGATTATCGGCTTTCAAATATTAGAACAAACTGACAGTAAGGCAGCATTAAGTGCAGACGGGAAAACAGCGTTGTTATATTTAGAAAAGCTTGAGGAGGCAGAAGACAAAAGAAGCCGGACAACAGGATTATATCATTTTGCTCTTCTTGTGCCGACAAGAGAGGATCTTGGTGCACAATTGCAGCATTTATTGGTAAGCGGCTACCCACTGCAAGGGGCATCTGACCATAATGTAAGTGAGGCACTATATCTTGGAGACCCAGAGGGAAATGGCATTGAAATTTATCGCGATCGTGCTGCAGATGAATGGGCTTGGGATGGAGAATTTGTAAAAATGGATACATTACAAATGGATGCCCAAGGTGTGCTGGACTCAAGGGGTCAACTACAGTGGAATGGCTTGCCAAAAGGGACGAAAATGGGACATATCCATCTTCATGTTGCTGAATTAGGGGAAACGGCAGATTTCTATGTGAAAGGCTTAGGCTTTGATATTGTCCAGAAATATGGAACTCAAGCCTACTTTATATCTACTGGCAAGTACCATCATCATATCGGCCTTAATACATGGAACGGAGTCGGTGCTCCTGCTCCGAAGGAAACAAATCCTGGCATGAAATATTTTGACTTGAAGGTCCCAAGTCATACTGCAAGAGAGGAAATGGCCGCAAGACTGGCAGTCATGAATGCAGAGATAAAGAAGGATAATGATGCTTATTATGTTAAGGATCCGTCTGGAAATACTATTCGTTTAGTTCTCTAA
- a CDS encoding winged helix-turn-helix transcriptional regulator — protein MNPSVICPRFEKAMGLLSQRWTGLIIYQLLNGSQRFCTIESSIGISGRLLSERLKELEKQGIVIREVFPEIPVRIEYSLTEKGRSLQPLMKEIEKWSQTWLEP, from the coding sequence ATGAATCCATCTGTCATTTGCCCAAGGTTTGAAAAAGCCATGGGATTGCTAAGTCAGCGTTGGACTGGTTTGATTATTTATCAGCTCCTAAATGGATCTCAGCGCTTCTGCACCATTGAATCATCTATTGGCATCAGCGGGCGGCTTCTTTCAGAAAGGCTTAAGGAATTAGAAAAACAAGGAATTGTCATACGGGAGGTCTTCCCTGAAATTCCTGTGCGTATAGAATATTCTCTGACTGAAAAAGGCCGTTCATTACAGCCATTAATGAAGGAAATTGAAAAATGGTCGCAAACCTGGCTGGAGCCGTAA
- a CDS encoding excisionase family DNA-binding protein, which yields MYLTIEETAEYLSVSVSYVENLVLQGKVRVLHDEEGNVLIYKDQFKTHFKQLEKYQLLIQELENEPIPEDKDIKDED from the coding sequence ATGTATTTAACAATAGAAGAAACAGCTGAATATTTATCTGTATCTGTGTCATATGTGGAAAATTTAGTGCTGCAGGGTAAAGTTAGGGTATTGCATGATGAGGAAGGAAATGTGCTGATTTATAAAGATCAGTTTAAGACTCATTTTAAGCAGCTGGAAAAGTACCAGCTTCTCATACAAGAACTGGAAAATGAACCAATACCAGAAGATAAAGATATTAAGGATGAAGATTAA
- a CDS encoding bifunctional diguanylate cyclase/phosphodiesterase produces the protein MFLLPDSSKVVYLEGHYSMPVVALSIIIACISSYTALSMNERIRYNSFFHHYVWLTLASLTMGFGIWSMHFIGMSALMLPTSMSYNIGLTVISVLPAMLASFLAFYMTSSGNRSTKTIIISGIVMGIGISAMHYVGMMAMVMKDVKYVYQLKYFILSVIIAITVSFVSLFIFARLNRYMSNLLLKLFTSIIMGLAVASMHYTGMYAVKYYVAADKYLDYSMMHEMNVGILILAVAAGTFVILLISGLSALLDRYVDYRINYFDPLTRLPNRRQFENVIHTGNVSGLAILHIHELEKWNSTYGFEFGDEIIRYIEQLIVKLKPKTVAVYRIEGHRLGFISNSKEDNKKLEEMAFQISAILSSAINIKDRMIIVNTVFALSFLDKKRDEKLLYENAIAVLNHHSVRYEHEVIHYNPEIHIQSFQNTLVADVEQAMRENHFYLVYQPKVEMVSERMAGLEALLRWNHPIYGFLSPAVFIPILESADKMFDVTDWVIDRVCQQIASWEKNGEKIQVSVNIPGPYVTSPRLMSYLRESIDKYGFEPELLELEMTETSAVENIEGAIQAVHAFRNSGFSVALDDFGTGVSSLSYLKRLPVSTLKIDKSFVDGVPGSRKDSEIMKAIIALGNSLHLNIVIEGVETAQQVDYLYNVDGCKVLQGYFYAKPMVLSELEEWREKFISELTIH, from the coding sequence ATGTTTTTGTTGCCAGATAGCAGTAAGGTAGTGTATTTAGAAGGCCATTATTCTATGCCTGTTGTCGCATTATCCATTATTATTGCGTGTATTTCATCTTATACTGCTCTATCCATGAATGAGAGAATAAGATACAACAGCTTTTTTCATCACTATGTATGGCTGACCCTTGCATCGCTAACAATGGGATTTGGGATATGGTCCATGCATTTTATCGGGATGAGTGCACTAATGCTTCCTACTTCGATGAGTTACAATATAGGTTTGACAGTTATTTCCGTATTGCCTGCGATGCTTGCGTCCTTCCTGGCGTTTTATATGACAAGCTCTGGAAATCGTTCGACTAAAACGATTATAATCTCAGGAATTGTCATGGGAATAGGTATTTCTGCCATGCACTATGTAGGTATGATGGCGATGGTCATGAAGGATGTAAAGTATGTTTATCAGCTTAAATATTTTATCTTATCAGTAATCATTGCGATAACAGTATCATTTGTATCACTATTTATTTTTGCACGCTTGAACAGATATATGAGTAATCTGCTTTTAAAGCTGTTTACTTCTATTATAATGGGACTTGCTGTCGCTAGTATGCACTATACCGGAATGTATGCGGTGAAGTACTATGTGGCTGCAGATAAGTATTTAGATTACAGCATGATGCATGAGATGAATGTAGGAATTTTGATTCTAGCCGTTGCAGCAGGGACATTTGTGATTCTGCTTATTTCCGGCTTATCGGCATTGCTTGACCGCTATGTTGATTATAGGATTAATTATTTTGACCCGCTAACAAGATTGCCAAATAGAAGGCAGTTTGAAAATGTTATCCATACTGGAAATGTTTCCGGATTAGCCATTCTCCATATTCATGAGCTGGAAAAATGGAATAGTACGTATGGATTTGAATTCGGTGATGAAATTATCCGATACATTGAACAGCTAATAGTAAAGCTTAAACCGAAAACCGTCGCGGTCTATCGAATTGAAGGACATAGACTTGGGTTTATAAGTAATAGCAAGGAAGATAATAAAAAACTGGAGGAAATGGCTTTTCAGATCTCAGCAATTCTGTCATCAGCAATAAATATTAAGGACAGAATGATTATTGTTAATACTGTCTTTGCCCTTTCGTTTCTTGATAAGAAGCGGGATGAAAAGCTGCTTTATGAAAATGCCATTGCTGTCTTAAACCATCACTCTGTTCGCTATGAACATGAAGTGATACATTACAATCCGGAGATTCATATCCAGTCCTTCCAGAACACACTTGTTGCCGATGTAGAACAGGCTATGAGGGAAAATCACTTTTACCTTGTATATCAGCCAAAAGTGGAAATGGTGTCTGAGAGAATGGCAGGCTTAGAGGCCTTGTTGAGATGGAACCATCCTATTTATGGATTTTTATCGCCAGCAGTTTTTATCCCGATTCTGGAATCAGCAGACAAAATGTTTGATGTGACAGATTGGGTGATTGACAGAGTATGTCAGCAGATTGCAAGCTGGGAGAAAAATGGAGAAAAAATACAGGTGTCTGTTAATATTCCTGGTCCTTATGTGACTTCTCCAAGGCTTATGTCTTACTTGAGAGAGTCAATTGACAAATATGGATTTGAACCCGAGCTATTAGAGCTTGAGATGACGGAAACAAGTGCTGTTGAAAATATTGAAGGAGCAATTCAAGCAGTACATGCATTTAGGAACAGTGGCTTTTCAGTTGCTCTTGATGATTTTGGAACAGGAGTATCCTCGTTATCGTACCTTAAGAGACTGCCAGTTTCTACTTTGAAAATTGACAAGTCCTTTGTTGACGGCGTACCAGGTTCCCGAAAGGATTCGGAAATTATGAAGGCAATTATTGCTTTAGGGAATTCCTTGCACTTGAATATTGTTATTGAAGGTGTCGAAACAGCTCAGCAAGTGGACTATTTATATAATGTAGATGGATGTAAAGTGCTTCAAGGCTATTTCTATGCCAAGCCAATGGTTCTATCGGAGCTGGAGGAATGGCGGGAAAAATTTATAAGTGAATTAACTATCCATTAA
- a CDS encoding SAM-dependent methyltransferase — protein sequence MKGKDYDKILRIKTEGEQAGFNSSLHYHRYEPTPYEYLKVFFEEYQLQPEDRLVDFGCGKGRMQFLLHHLFQLKSVGIEMNEVFYADAERNKQSYFRSNKKQEDIQFLLCKAEEYAIDPADTIFYFFNPFSIKIFTKVINNILFSTEQYERSIKIILYYPSDEYIFLLDEHPSFVRETVFSIPIFPKESREKFAVYRLY from the coding sequence ATGAAGGGAAAAGATTATGATAAAATCCTGCGCATAAAGACAGAAGGAGAACAGGCTGGCTTTAATAGCTCACTTCATTATCACCGCTATGAACCGACTCCATATGAATATTTAAAAGTCTTTTTTGAGGAGTATCAGCTACAACCGGAAGACCGGCTCGTTGATTTTGGCTGTGGAAAAGGCAGAATGCAATTTTTGCTTCACCATTTATTCCAGCTCAAAAGTGTTGGTATTGAAATGAATGAAGTGTTTTATGCAGATGCAGAGAGAAATAAGCAGAGCTATTTTAGAAGCAATAAGAAGCAGGAAGACATCCAATTTTTGCTATGCAAAGCCGAAGAATATGCAATCGATCCTGCTGATACTATCTTTTATTTTTTTAATCCTTTTTCAATCAAGATTTTTACGAAGGTAATAAATAATATCTTATTTTCAACAGAGCAGTATGAGCGAAGCATTAAAATCATTTTATATTATCCATCAGATGAGTATATTTTCCTATTGGATGAACATCCCTCCTTTGTAAGAGAAACTGTATTTTCCATCCCTATTTTTCCTAAAGAATCGAGGGAGAAGTTTGCTGTTTACAGGCTTTATTAA
- a CDS encoding glycoside hydrolase family 13 protein, with protein sequence MNKKWWKESVAYQVYPRSFMDSNGDGVGDLKGVTSKLDYLKDLGIDVIWLSPMYKSPNDDNGYDISDYQDIMEDFGSMEDFDELLHEVHARGMKLILDLVINHTSDEHPWFIESRSSKDNPKRDWYIWRDGKDGKEPNNWESIFSGSAWKFDEETEQYFMHIFSARQPDLNWENAEVREALYNMVNWWLDKGIDGYRVDAISHIKKAPGLPDLYNPNHLEYVPSFPYMMNVHGIDEYLSEFANKTIKNYDIMTVGEANGVGLDDADKWVGEEQGYFNMIFQFEFLSLWNKDDEDKVDIIALKKVLSKWQNGLEGRGWNALFIENHDQPRRVSSWGNDKRYWKESSKMLAAMYFLMKGTPFIYQGQEIGMTNVQFPSIDDYDDVGMINFYKVESEKGVPHEDIMKVVWKQGRDNARTPMQWNKENMAGFTTSNHTWIGVNPNYLEINVEDQEQDSDSILAFYKELIRLRKGSPLFTYGSYQLLLANHPRLFVYTRTLGKRQAIIINNFSDKPTIFKVPSEITYKYSELALHNYDVRDKKLRKQTALKPYETRVYFIS encoded by the coding sequence ATGAACAAAAAATGGTGGAAAGAAAGTGTAGCATATCAAGTTTATCCGAGAAGCTTTATGGACAGCAATGGCGACGGAGTGGGTGACTTAAAGGGTGTCACTTCAAAGCTTGATTATCTAAAGGATCTGGGCATTGATGTCATTTGGCTTTCTCCTATGTACAAATCACCGAATGATGACAATGGATATGACATTTCTGATTATCAGGATATTATGGAAGATTTCGGTTCGATGGAGGACTTTGATGAGCTTCTTCATGAAGTGCATGCACGTGGCATGAAGCTAATTCTAGACTTGGTTATAAATCATACGAGTGATGAGCATCCATGGTTTATTGAGTCACGCTCATCGAAAGACAATCCAAAACGAGATTGGTATATATGGAGAGACGGTAAGGATGGAAAAGAGCCGAACAACTGGGAGTCTATTTTCAGCGGTTCTGCGTGGAAGTTCGATGAAGAAACAGAGCAATACTTCATGCATATATTTTCCGCAAGACAGCCCGATCTTAACTGGGAGAATGCAGAAGTGCGAGAAGCCCTTTATAACATGGTTAATTGGTGGCTTGATAAGGGAATTGACGGCTACAGAGTAGATGCCATTTCCCATATAAAAAAGGCTCCGGGGTTGCCGGATTTATACAATCCGAATCATTTGGAATATGTACCAAGCTTCCCTTATATGATGAATGTTCATGGAATTGATGAATACTTGAGCGAGTTCGCTAATAAAACAATTAAGAATTATGATATTATGACGGTCGGCGAGGCAAACGGTGTCGGTTTAGATGATGCAGATAAGTGGGTTGGTGAGGAGCAAGGTTATTTCAATATGATTTTTCAGTTTGAGTTCCTAAGTTTATGGAATAAAGACGATGAAGATAAGGTTGATATTATTGCCTTGAAAAAAGTACTCTCCAAATGGCAAAACGGTTTAGAAGGAAGAGGCTGGAATGCTTTGTTTATCGAAAACCATGATCAGCCCCGCAGGGTGTCTTCTTGGGGAAATGATAAGCGCTACTGGAAGGAAAGCTCTAAAATGCTTGCTGCCATGTATTTCCTTATGAAGGGAACGCCATTTATATATCAAGGCCAGGAAATCGGTATGACGAATGTTCAATTTCCCTCTATTGATGATTATGATGATGTTGGCATGATTAACTTCTATAAAGTTGAGTCAGAGAAGGGTGTGCCGCATGAGGACATCATGAAGGTTGTCTGGAAGCAGGGCCGTGACAATGCAAGAACACCGATGCAATGGAATAAAGAAAATATGGCTGGCTTTACAACATCGAATCATACTTGGATTGGTGTGAACCCTAATTATCTTGAGATAAATGTCGAGGATCAAGAGCAGGATTCTGATTCTATCCTTGCCTTTTATAAAGAGCTTATACGTTTGAGAAAAGGCAGTCCATTGTTTACTTATGGAAGCTATCAGCTTTTATTGGCAAACCATCCTAGATTGTTTGTCTATACAAGAACCTTAGGGAAAAGACAGGCAATTATCATTAACAATTTCAGTGATAAGCCGACGATATTTAAGGTTCCTTCCGAAATCACCTACAAATATTCAGAGCTTGCCCTTCATAATTATGACGTTAGGGATAAGAAGCTGCGAAAGCAAACGGCTCTTAAGCCATACGAAACAAGAGTATATTTCATCAGTTAG